The DNA window AATGCCAAGAAGGGCAGAAGGCTTTCCATTGATCAGAAACTTTACATTAGTGCTTCCACGCATAGATACAGTACCGTCAGTATCTACAGAAACGGAAGGTACATTGGTTAATACATCCTGAAGACTACCTCCTTTACTTACGATATCCTGTGAAGGATCGTAGGTTTTTTTATCAAGTTCTACTTTAAAAGGTTTTGTTGCAGAAGCTGTGATAACAACCCCCTGTAGTTCCTGGGTTTTTCCGTCCAAAGTTGTTGTAGCTTCGGGTTCGATGGATAATGCTCCGATGTTTCCGCTTGCCGTAATGTTTTTGCTGACTACACTTTTCTTGTAATCAATAGCCTCTACCGTAATGTCGTAATCTCCCGGAGCCAGTTGTAGCTTGTACTGTCCTTTTTCGTCAGTCAGTACAGCGTCACTCAAAGTTTTGTTGGCTTTATTGCTAAAAGTCACAGAGGCATAGGGTACCGGTTGATTTTTTTTGTTAACAATACTTCCTGAAATTCCTGCCTTTTCTTGCGCAAAAGCCATTGCTGCTGCCGAAAGTACCAACGTAAGTCCTAAAGTTTTTCTGGTGAAAATATTGACAATTTCTGTCTTATTCTTCATAGGTTATTTTTTTGTATAAAATCATGAAGGGATAACCCCTAATACTTTGAGTTTCCTTAGTGTTTTGATTTTCAAAATATTATGATCGTTTATTATTTTTAGCTGTATAAGTTTTAGGTGCTTGCTGAGCCTATTTTATATTTTTTGAATTAAGCCAGTCCTGATAGGCTTTTGCATTCACAGCGTGTTCTTCTGCACTTGCTGTAAATTTGTGATATCCAAATCTTGCAGGATCGGCACACATAAATATATAATTATTGTTTTCTGCATTTAAAACAGCATCTACTGAATTCTTATCTACCACACAAATCGGTCCCGGAGGAATCCCAGCATTTGCATAGGTATTGTAAGGAGATGGAGTAGACAGATGCTTATATAAAACCCTTTTGATGGATTCCTTAAAATTAGTCTGCTTATTGATGGCATAGATCACCGTAGGATCAGACTGAAGTTTCATGCCTTTTCTGTATCGGTTTAAATATAATCCTGCAATCGTTTTCATTTCATCTTTTTTTCCTCCGGATTCTTTATATACAATAGAAGCAAGGGCATATATCTGATCTCTTGTCAGACCCGATTGCTGTTCTTTGTTTTTCCTTTCACTCGTCCAGAAGTCATTATACTGATCTTCAAACTTGGCGAAAAATTCTCTTGGGCTTACTGTCCAGAAGAAGTTGTAAGTATCGATGAAAAAATATTTTTTTAAATCTTCAACATTTTTATAACCTTTCTCCTGAGCAATACCATGAAGATCACTTACAAAATGCAAAGAGTCCAGCTCTGTTTTTTTTGTCACCTTGCCAATCATCTGGTACATATCTCCAAAATCTCCGATTCTGAAAGAATTTGGAGTCTGGTTTCCGGCCTTGATCATATTGACAAGATCCGTGTTTCCTTTACCACTTTGGATATGATAACGACCCGCTTTGAAATGAGCATTAAGACCTTTATCTTTAGCTACTGCTTCAAAAGATTCCTTATCTTTAATATAAGGAGCAATAGAATCCAGAATCTGATTGAATCCCGCTTTATGAGAAATCAAAATGTAGCCGTCTTTTTCTACATTGTTCCCGTAATATTTATTATAAAATCTCAAACCAAAAAATCCTGCCACTACAAATACAAGCAGAATAACAATGAGAATACCTTTTTTCATTCTTATACTATTGATTAAAAGTTTTTGTTTTTAAAGAATATCTACCTTGCCTCTAAAAACCTGCTTTGCGGGACCTTCCAGCCAAATGTTTTGGAAAGATTCTCCGTTTTTTTCAGCATATACTTTAAGGTTTCCACCTAAAGTTTTAACTTTTACAGAAGTTAGATGATCTTTTTGTAGAAAGGTTAAAGCAGAAGCCGTAACTCCGGTTCCACAGCTGTAAGTTTCATCCTCAACGCCTCGTTCATAGGTTCTTACGAAAATTTCATTTTCAGAAATTTTTTCTACAAAGTTTACATTGATTCCTTTTTCTTTATAATTTTCTGAATTTCTTATGCCGTATCCTTGCTGATAAACATCGAGGTCATTCAGGTTTTCTACATATTTTACATAGTGAGGAGAGCCGGTATTAAGAACAGAATCATTTCCGTCATGAGAAACAGTATCTACATTGATCATCTTTAATTTGATAATTCCATTATGAATCTCTGCCTCATGCTCACCATCTGTTGCAATGAACTTACATTTATCTTCGAAAATATCAAGGAAGAAAGCAAAGGCAACGAGGCATCTTCCGCCGTTTCCACACATGGTACTTTCGCCACCATCAGAATTATAATAAACCATCTTAAAATCATAGTCAGGATCGTTCTCCAATAGAATAAGGCCGTCGGCTCCTATTCCAAAACGTCTGTCACATAATTTCTCGATGATTTTTTGATCTTTAGGAAATTGGAGGTCACGGTTATCTACCATTACAAAATCATTTCCCGTTCCCTGATATTTATAAAATTCCATATTGTTTTTTGTCTTAAATGAAGAAGCAAAATTAATATATTTAAAATGAAAAACGAACAGTGTTAACTGTTCGTTTCCTTATTTATAATCGTTTTATCTAAAGCCTCCGCTGTTCTGTCTTTCTGAACTGCCGGAGCTGCCCGAATTACCTGAACTGCTTGATCCGCTTCGGAATCCGCTACCGCTTGATGGTTCTGATCTGTAAGTATTATTGCTGTTCGAATTGCTGTTGTTACTTCCTGATCTGAATCCCCCACTGTTGGACTCTGTACTTCTCTGGTTATTTTGGAAACCACTTCCTTGTCTGTACCCTCCGTTATTTTGATTTCCCTGATTGTTCTGATAACCGCTGTTGTTTTGGTTTCTGAAACCGCCACTGTTGCTTCTATTGCTGTTAGTATTACCTTTATTATAGAAACCGCTTCCATTGTTGCTGCCTCCATTGTTATAGAAACCGCTACCACTATTAGTCTGACCTCTGAAACCATCAGGTCTTGAGGTTGATCCTGATCTTCTTTCTACATATACTTTTCTTCTTGAATTATTAGAATTATAGTAGTAGTAAGGAACACCGTTGTCATAATAATAGTTGACATTGTTTCTGTAATAATATCCATCATTTCCGTAATATCCACCGCTTCCATAATATCCGGAAGGAGCGTAATAAGATCCATTGTTATAATATGGATCGCCATAACCGCCATTATACCCGTATCCGTCTGAATATGCCAAACAAGATGTTAAACTACTAATAGCAATAATGCTGAATGCTATTTTTAATAAATTTTTCATGACTTTATTGTACTTTTTTTTCT is part of the Chryseobacterium lactis genome and encodes:
- the mltG gene encoding endolytic transglycosylase MltG; the protein is MKKGILIVILLVFVVAGFFGLRFYNKYYGNNVEKDGYILISHKAGFNQILDSIAPYIKDKESFEAVAKDKGLNAHFKAGRYHIQSGKGNTDLVNMIKAGNQTPNSFRIGDFGDMYQMIGKVTKKTELDSLHFVSDLHGIAQEKGYKNVEDLKKYFFIDTYNFFWTVSPREFFAKFEDQYNDFWTSERKNKEQQSGLTRDQIYALASIVYKESGGKKDEMKTIAGLYLNRYRKGMKLQSDPTVIYAINKQTNFKESIKRVLYKHLSTPSPYNTYANAGIPPGPICVVDKNSVDAVLNAENNNYIFMCADPARFGYHKFTASAEEHAVNAKAYQDWLNSKNIK
- the dapF gene encoding diaminopimelate epimerase yields the protein MEFYKYQGTGNDFVMVDNRDLQFPKDQKIIEKLCDRRFGIGADGLILLENDPDYDFKMVYYNSDGGESTMCGNGGRCLVAFAFFLDIFEDKCKFIATDGEHEAEIHNGIIKLKMINVDTVSHDGNDSVLNTGSPHYVKYVENLNDLDVYQQGYGIRNSENYKEKGINVNFVEKISENEIFVRTYERGVEDETYSCGTGVTASALTFLQKDHLTSVKVKTLGGNLKVYAEKNGESFQNIWLEGPAKQVFRGKVDIL